One Vitis vinifera cultivar Pinot Noir 40024 chromosome 8, ASM3070453v1 genomic window carries:
- the LOC100251629 gene encoding uncharacterized protein LOC100251629 isoform X3 has translation MSFQNKGFWMAKGVGCVTDGEMAYDNPSRIEPKRSHQWFMDGTEELFPNKKQAVEVPNSNLFPGLSNPNVSPWANASGFHSVSGHFTERLFDPEAARTVNFDDRNIPSVGAGNMNMARKVIEDPFGNESLFGLSMSHSLEDPRSGLNYGGIRKVKVSQVKDSENIMSVSMGHTYTRADNNTMSMAHAYNKGDGNSISMGLTYNKGDDNILSISDSYGREDNNFISMGQAYNKGDENIAMSHTYKVNNNTISMGDAFGKSDDNVISMGQTYKGDDNTISMGQTFNKADNSIMSMGHTYDKGGDNTISMGHTFSKGDNNIISMGQTYNKGDDNTISMGHIYNKGDENTISMGHTYKGDNSNLSIGHSYNKGESNIISFGGFHDDDDDTNPSGRLVCSYDLLMGQPSVQRSEALNEKKLVESNADALISTAQITASGSETVSKKKEEQKLSKKVPPNNFPSNVRSLLSTGMLDGVPVKYIAWSREELRGIIKGSGYLCGCQSCNFSKVINAYEFERHAGCKTKHPNNHIYFENGKTIYGIVQELKSTPQNSLFDVIQTITGSPINQKSFRLWKESFLAATRELQRIYGKEEGKQLS, from the exons ATG TCTTTCCAGAACAAGGGCTTTTGGATGGCAAAGGGTGTTGGTTGTGTTACTGATGGTGAGATGGCATACGATAATCCTTCGAGAATTGAGCCAAAGCGTTCACATCAGTGGTTCATGGATGGTACGGAGGAGCTATTTCCAAACAAGAAGCAAGCCGTAGAAGTTCCTAACAGCAACTTGTTTCCAGGACTTTCAAATCCAAACGTTTCTCCGTGGGCAAATGCTTCTGGTTTTCACTCAGTCTCAGGTCATTTCACTGAACGGCTATTTGACCCTGAAGCAGCAAGAACTGTCAATTTTGATGACAGGAACATTCCATCAGTTGGTGCAGGAAATATGAACATGGCAAGAAAAGTTATTGAGGATCCTTTTGGGAATGAATCCTTATTTGGTTTATCTATGTCTCATTCACTGGAAGATCCTAGATCAGGTCTTAATTATGGTGGGATCAGGAAAGTTAAAGTCAGTCAAGTGAAGGACTCTGAGAATATTATGTCTGTATCAATGGGACATACCTATACTAGGGCGGATAACAATACCATGTCAATGGCTCATGCATACAACAAGGGAGATGGCAATTCAATATCAATGGGTCTTACTTATAACAAAGGGGATGATAACATCCTATCAATAAGTGACAGTTATGGCAGGGAAGACAACAATTTCATATCAATGGGCCAAGCTTATAACAAGGGGGATGAAAATATAGCGATGAGCCATACCTACAAGGTGAATAATAATACCATATCTATGGGTGACGCATTCGGAAAGAGTGATGACAATGTCATATCTATGGGTCAAACATACAAGGGGGATGATAATACCATATCAATGGGTCAAACGTTCAACAAGGCTGATAACAGTATAATGTCCATGGGTCATACCTACGATAAGGGGGGTGACAATACGATTTCAATGGGTCACACATTCAGCAAAGGAGACAACAATATCATATCTATGGGTCAAACCTACAACAAGGGGGATGACAATACCATATCAATGGGGCACATCTATAATAAAGGAGATGAGAATACCATATCAATGGGTCACACCTACAAGGGTGATAATAGTAATTTGTCTATTGGTCATTCTTATAACAAGGGAGAGAGTAATATAATATCTTTTGGTGGTTtccatgatgatgatgatgatacaAATCCCTCTGGGAGGCTTGTATGCAGTTATGACTTGTTGATGGGTCAGCCATCGGTTCAAAGGTCTGAGGcattaaatgagaaaaaattggTTGAGTCAAATGCTGATGCGCTCATAAGTACTGCTCAGATAACTGCCTCCGGATCTGAGACTGTTTCTAAGAAGAAAGAAGAGCAAAAACTGTCTAAGAAGGTTCCTCCAAATAACTTCCCTTCAAATGTCAGAAGTTTGCTATCCACTGGTATGCTGGATGGAGTTCCAGTGAAGTACATTGCCTGGTCACGGGAG GAACTCCGAGGTATTATAAAAGGTTCTGGATATCTCTGTGGTTGTCAGTCATGCAATTTCTCTAAG GTAATTAATGCTTACGAGTTTGAGCGACATGCTGGTTGCAAGACAAAACACCCCAACAATCACATATACTTTGAGAATGGAAAGACTATCTATGGGATTGTCCAAGAGCTTAAAAGCACCCCACAGAATTCGTTGTTTGATGTTATTCAGACAATTACTGGTTCACCTATTAACCAGAAGTCCTTCCGTCTTTGGAAAG AATCCTTTCTGGCTGCAACTCGTGAACTTCAGCGTATATATGGAAAAGAAGAAGGGAAGCAATTGTCATGA
- the LOC100251629 gene encoding uncharacterized protein LOC100251629 isoform X1, whose protein sequence is MSFQNKGFWMAKGVGCVTDGEMAYDNPSRIEPKRSHQWFMDGTEELFPNKKQAVEVPNSNLFPGLSNPNVSPWANASGFHSVSGHFTERLFDPEAARTVNFDDRNIPSVGAGNMNMARKVIEDPFGNESLFGLSMSHSLEDPRSGLNYGGIRKVKVSQVKDSENIMSVSMGHTYTRADNNTMSMAHAYNKGDGNSISMGLTYNKGDDNILSISDSYGREDNNFISMGQAYNKGDENIAMSHTYKVNNNTISMGDAFGKSDDNVISMGQTYKGDDNTISMGQTFNKADNSIMSMGHTYDKGGDNTISMGHTFSKGDNNIISMGQTYNKGDDNTISMGHIYNKGDENTISMGHTYKGDNSNLSIGHSYNKGESNIISFGGFHDDDDDTNPSGRLVCSYDLLMGQPSVQRSEALNEKKLVESNADALISTAQITASGSETVSKKKEEQKLSKKVPPNNFPSNVRSLLSTGMLDGVPVKYIAWSREELRGIIKGSGYLCGCQSCNFSKVINAYEFERHAGCKTKHPNNHIYFENGKTIYGIVQELKSTPQNSLFDVIQTITGSPINQKSFRLWKGDAYIFFSFWFLVTVLHILGVQHLHFLI, encoded by the exons ATG TCTTTCCAGAACAAGGGCTTTTGGATGGCAAAGGGTGTTGGTTGTGTTACTGATGGTGAGATGGCATACGATAATCCTTCGAGAATTGAGCCAAAGCGTTCACATCAGTGGTTCATGGATGGTACGGAGGAGCTATTTCCAAACAAGAAGCAAGCCGTAGAAGTTCCTAACAGCAACTTGTTTCCAGGACTTTCAAATCCAAACGTTTCTCCGTGGGCAAATGCTTCTGGTTTTCACTCAGTCTCAGGTCATTTCACTGAACGGCTATTTGACCCTGAAGCAGCAAGAACTGTCAATTTTGATGACAGGAACATTCCATCAGTTGGTGCAGGAAATATGAACATGGCAAGAAAAGTTATTGAGGATCCTTTTGGGAATGAATCCTTATTTGGTTTATCTATGTCTCATTCACTGGAAGATCCTAGATCAGGTCTTAATTATGGTGGGATCAGGAAAGTTAAAGTCAGTCAAGTGAAGGACTCTGAGAATATTATGTCTGTATCAATGGGACATACCTATACTAGGGCGGATAACAATACCATGTCAATGGCTCATGCATACAACAAGGGAGATGGCAATTCAATATCAATGGGTCTTACTTATAACAAAGGGGATGATAACATCCTATCAATAAGTGACAGTTATGGCAGGGAAGACAACAATTTCATATCAATGGGCCAAGCTTATAACAAGGGGGATGAAAATATAGCGATGAGCCATACCTACAAGGTGAATAATAATACCATATCTATGGGTGACGCATTCGGAAAGAGTGATGACAATGTCATATCTATGGGTCAAACATACAAGGGGGATGATAATACCATATCAATGGGTCAAACGTTCAACAAGGCTGATAACAGTATAATGTCCATGGGTCATACCTACGATAAGGGGGGTGACAATACGATTTCAATGGGTCACACATTCAGCAAAGGAGACAACAATATCATATCTATGGGTCAAACCTACAACAAGGGGGATGACAATACCATATCAATGGGGCACATCTATAATAAAGGAGATGAGAATACCATATCAATGGGTCACACCTACAAGGGTGATAATAGTAATTTGTCTATTGGTCATTCTTATAACAAGGGAGAGAGTAATATAATATCTTTTGGTGGTTtccatgatgatgatgatgatacaAATCCCTCTGGGAGGCTTGTATGCAGTTATGACTTGTTGATGGGTCAGCCATCGGTTCAAAGGTCTGAGGcattaaatgagaaaaaattggTTGAGTCAAATGCTGATGCGCTCATAAGTACTGCTCAGATAACTGCCTCCGGATCTGAGACTGTTTCTAAGAAGAAAGAAGAGCAAAAACTGTCTAAGAAGGTTCCTCCAAATAACTTCCCTTCAAATGTCAGAAGTTTGCTATCCACTGGTATGCTGGATGGAGTTCCAGTGAAGTACATTGCCTGGTCACGGGAG GAACTCCGAGGTATTATAAAAGGTTCTGGATATCTCTGTGGTTGTCAGTCATGCAATTTCTCTAAG GTAATTAATGCTTACGAGTTTGAGCGACATGCTGGTTGCAAGACAAAACACCCCAACAATCACATATACTTTGAGAATGGAAAGACTATCTATGGGATTGTCCAAGAGCTTAAAAGCACCCCACAGAATTCGTTGTTTGATGTTATTCAGACAATTACTGGTTCACCTATTAACCAGAAGTCCTTCCGTCTTTGGAAAGGTGAtgcatacatttttttttccttttggttccTGGTGACAGTTTTACACATATTGGGAGTTCAGCATCTCCATTTTCTTATATAG
- the LOC100251629 gene encoding uncharacterized protein LOC100251629 isoform X4 — protein sequence MAKGVGCVTDGEMAYDNPSRIEPKRSHQWFMDGTEELFPNKKQAVEVPNSNLFPGLSNPNVSPWANASGFHSVSGHFTERLFDPEAARTVNFDDRNIPSVGAGNMNMARKVIEDPFGNESLFGLSMSHSLEDPRSGLNYGGIRKVKVSQVKDSENIMSVSMGHTYTRADNNTMSMAHAYNKGDGNSISMGLTYNKGDDNILSISDSYGREDNNFISMGQAYNKGDENIAMSHTYKVNNNTISMGDAFGKSDDNVISMGQTYKGDDNTISMGQTFNKADNSIMSMGHTYDKGGDNTISMGHTFSKGDNNIISMGQTYNKGDDNTISMGHIYNKGDENTISMGHTYKGDNSNLSIGHSYNKGESNIISFGGFHDDDDDTNPSGRLVCSYDLLMGQPSVQRSEALNEKKLVESNADALISTAQITASGSETVSKKKEEQKLSKKVPPNNFPSNVRSLLSTGMLDGVPVKYIAWSREKELRGIIKGSGYLCGCQSCNFSKVINAYEFERHAGCKTKHPNNHIYFENGKTIYGIVQELKSTPQNSLFDVIQTITGSPINQKSFRLWKESFLAATRELQRIYGKEEGKQLS from the exons ATGGCAAAGGGTGTTGGTTGTGTTACTGATGGTGAGATGGCATACGATAATCCTTCGAGAATTGAGCCAAAGCGTTCACATCAGTGGTTCATGGATGGTACGGAGGAGCTATTTCCAAACAAGAAGCAAGCCGTAGAAGTTCCTAACAGCAACTTGTTTCCAGGACTTTCAAATCCAAACGTTTCTCCGTGGGCAAATGCTTCTGGTTTTCACTCAGTCTCAGGTCATTTCACTGAACGGCTATTTGACCCTGAAGCAGCAAGAACTGTCAATTTTGATGACAGGAACATTCCATCAGTTGGTGCAGGAAATATGAACATGGCAAGAAAAGTTATTGAGGATCCTTTTGGGAATGAATCCTTATTTGGTTTATCTATGTCTCATTCACTGGAAGATCCTAGATCAGGTCTTAATTATGGTGGGATCAGGAAAGTTAAAGTCAGTCAAGTGAAGGACTCTGAGAATATTATGTCTGTATCAATGGGACATACCTATACTAGGGCGGATAACAATACCATGTCAATGGCTCATGCATACAACAAGGGAGATGGCAATTCAATATCAATGGGTCTTACTTATAACAAAGGGGATGATAACATCCTATCAATAAGTGACAGTTATGGCAGGGAAGACAACAATTTCATATCAATGGGCCAAGCTTATAACAAGGGGGATGAAAATATAGCGATGAGCCATACCTACAAGGTGAATAATAATACCATATCTATGGGTGACGCATTCGGAAAGAGTGATGACAATGTCATATCTATGGGTCAAACATACAAGGGGGATGATAATACCATATCAATGGGTCAAACGTTCAACAAGGCTGATAACAGTATAATGTCCATGGGTCATACCTACGATAAGGGGGGTGACAATACGATTTCAATGGGTCACACATTCAGCAAAGGAGACAACAATATCATATCTATGGGTCAAACCTACAACAAGGGGGATGACAATACCATATCAATGGGGCACATCTATAATAAAGGAGATGAGAATACCATATCAATGGGTCACACCTACAAGGGTGATAATAGTAATTTGTCTATTGGTCATTCTTATAACAAGGGAGAGAGTAATATAATATCTTTTGGTGGTTtccatgatgatgatgatgatacaAATCCCTCTGGGAGGCTTGTATGCAGTTATGACTTGTTGATGGGTCAGCCATCGGTTCAAAGGTCTGAGGcattaaatgagaaaaaattggTTGAGTCAAATGCTGATGCGCTCATAAGTACTGCTCAGATAACTGCCTCCGGATCTGAGACTGTTTCTAAGAAGAAAGAAGAGCAAAAACTGTCTAAGAAGGTTCCTCCAAATAACTTCCCTTCAAATGTCAGAAGTTTGCTATCCACTGGTATGCTGGATGGAGTTCCAGTGAAGTACATTGCCTGGTCACGGGAG AAGGAACTCCGAGGTATTATAAAAGGTTCTGGATATCTCTGTGGTTGTCAGTCATGCAATTTCTCTAAG GTAATTAATGCTTACGAGTTTGAGCGACATGCTGGTTGCAAGACAAAACACCCCAACAATCACATATACTTTGAGAATGGAAAGACTATCTATGGGATTGTCCAAGAGCTTAAAAGCACCCCACAGAATTCGTTGTTTGATGTTATTCAGACAATTACTGGTTCACCTATTAACCAGAAGTCCTTCCGTCTTTGGAAAG AATCCTTTCTGGCTGCAACTCGTGAACTTCAGCGTATATATGGAAAAGAAGAAGGGAAGCAATTGTCATGA
- the LOC100256751 gene encoding type I inositol polyphosphate 5-phosphatase 8, with translation MRTEVGKNPKSSWPKLVMKKWLNIKSGADEFHSDYTVKAMANRCERRKSCSDGDYCVIVPDQVSGWLTEGRNGFKRPRAQELQSAVTNESINLRMLVGTWNVGGKTPHEGLNIRDWFTTQAPADIYVLGFQEIVPLNAGNVLGAEDSGPSAKWLSLIRRALNLNRKEHELPQYYEDATNPDKPRVSFSDLLSLEDELEREDSQTFLNQNPNSNSNGSPNGMPHRYCLAASKQMVGIFLCVWVRADLQRHISNLRVSCVGRGIMGYLGNKGSISISMTLHQTTFCFVCTHLTSGEKQGDEVRRNSDVTEILRKTRFSPTCSCPGQPLPPDSILEHDKIIWLGDLNYRLASGCGDVYELLKRNNWQALLEKDQLKIEQRSGRVFKGWEEGRIYFAPTYKYLANSDHYVVHTSKSKEKRRTPAWCDRILWKGEGLKQMWYLRGESRFSDHRPVYAMFSVQVDVVNKSKPMRSCISKPTTVTCVAKVQAEELLLLPRAQSFRETSGSELTSHILSGKQPTNARITAQ, from the exons ATGAGGACGGAAGTCGGAAAGAATCCGAAG TCATCTTGGCCGAAACTGGTTATGAAAAAATGGCTAAACATAAAGAGTGGCGCCGACGAATTTCATTCCGATTATACCGTTAAGG CCATGGCGAATCGATGCGAGCGAAGGAAGAGTTGCTCTGACGGAGACTACTGCGTGATCGTACCGGATCAAGTCTCAG GGTGGTTGACGGAAGGAAGAAATGGCTTCAAACGGCCCAGAGCTCAGGAACTGCAGTCGGCTGTCACCAACGAATCCATCAACCTCAG GATGTTGGTGGGGACATGGAATGTCGGAGGGAAGACGCCCCACGAGGGTTTGAATATCCGAGATTGGTTCACGACTCAGGCTCCTGCCGACATTTACGTTCTTGG GTTCCAAGAAATTGTCCCTCTTAACGCAGGCAACGTTCTGGGGGCAGAGGACAGCGGCCCCTCTGCTAAGTGGCTTTCCCTCATTCGTCGGGCGCTGAACCTAAACAGAAAGGAACATGAACTTCCTCAATATTACGAGGATGCCACCAACCCAGACAAGCCCAGGGTCAGCTTCTCCGACCTCCTTTCCTTGGAGGACGAGCTCGAGAGAGAAGATTCACAGACGTTCCTGAATCAGAATCCTAATTCTAACTCCAACGGCTCTCCCAATGGAATGCCGCACCGCTACTGCCTGGCTGCGAGCAAGCAGATGGTGGGTATCTTCTTGTGCGTTTGGGTTAGGGCTGATCTTCAGCGGCATATTAGTAATTTGAGGGTGTCTTGTGTTGGGAGAGGCATCATGGGATATCTTGGAAATAAG GGGTCGATATCAATTAGTATGACATTGCATCAGACCACCTTCTGCTTTGTTTGCACCCACTTGACCTCCGGGGAGAAACAAGGTGATGAGGTTAGAAGAAATTCGGACGTTACAGAAATATTGAGGAAAACAAGGTTTTCTCCCACTTGTAGCTGTCCTGGACAGCCACTACCTCCTGATAGCATATTGGAACACGA CAAGATCATTTGGCTTGGGGATCTAAATTATCGCCTGGCATCTGGTTGTGGGGACGTATATGAGCTACTTAAAAGGAATAATTGGCAAGCACTTCTAGAGAAGGATCAG CTAAAAATCGAGCAGAGATCTGGTCGAGTATTCAAAGGCTGGGAAGAAGGGAGGATATACTTTGCACCAACCTACAAATATCTTGCCAATTCAGACCATTATGTTGTCCACACCTCTAAATCTAAGGAGAAACGACGCACTCCTGCTTG GTGTGACAGGATATTGTGGAAGGGTGAAGGACTAAAGCAGATGTGGTATTTAAGGGGAGAATCCAGGTTCTCAGACCATAGACCAGTGTATGCAATGTTCTCAGTTCAAGTGGACGTTGTAAACAAGAGCAAGCCCATGCGGTCCTGCATCTCTAAACCAACAACAGTAACTTGTGTGGCCAAAGTCCAAGCTGAAGAGCTTTTGCTACTACCCAGGGCTCAAAGCTTCAGAGAAACTTCCGGCTCTGAACTAACATCTCACATTTTGAGTGGGAAGCAACCCACCAATGCAAGAATCACAGCGCAGTAG
- the LOC100251629 gene encoding uncharacterized protein LOC100251629 isoform X2, with protein sequence MSFQNKGFWMAKGVGCVTDGEMAYDNPSRIEPKRSHQWFMDGTEELFPNKKQAVEVPNSNLFPGLSNPNVSPWANASGFHSVSGHFTERLFDPEAARTVNFDDRNIPSVGAGNMNMARKVIEDPFGNESLFGLSMSHSLEDPRSGLNYGGIRKVKVSQVKDSENIMSVSMGHTYTRADNNTMSMAHAYNKGDGNSISMGLTYNKGDDNILSISDSYGREDNNFISMGQAYNKGDENIAMSHTYKVNNNTISMGDAFGKSDDNVISMGQTYKGDDNTISMGQTFNKADNSIMSMGHTYDKGGDNTISMGHTFSKGDNNIISMGQTYNKGDDNTISMGHIYNKGDENTISMGHTYKGDNSNLSIGHSYNKGESNIISFGGFHDDDDDTNPSGRLVCSYDLLMGQPSVQRSEALNEKKLVESNADALISTAQITASGSETVSKKKEEQKLSKKVPPNNFPSNVRSLLSTGMLDGVPVKYIAWSREKELRGIIKGSGYLCGCQSCNFSKVINAYEFERHAGCKTKHPNNHIYFENGKTIYGIVQELKSTPQNSLFDVIQTITGSPINQKSFRLWKESFLAATRELQRIYGKEEGKQLS encoded by the exons ATG TCTTTCCAGAACAAGGGCTTTTGGATGGCAAAGGGTGTTGGTTGTGTTACTGATGGTGAGATGGCATACGATAATCCTTCGAGAATTGAGCCAAAGCGTTCACATCAGTGGTTCATGGATGGTACGGAGGAGCTATTTCCAAACAAGAAGCAAGCCGTAGAAGTTCCTAACAGCAACTTGTTTCCAGGACTTTCAAATCCAAACGTTTCTCCGTGGGCAAATGCTTCTGGTTTTCACTCAGTCTCAGGTCATTTCACTGAACGGCTATTTGACCCTGAAGCAGCAAGAACTGTCAATTTTGATGACAGGAACATTCCATCAGTTGGTGCAGGAAATATGAACATGGCAAGAAAAGTTATTGAGGATCCTTTTGGGAATGAATCCTTATTTGGTTTATCTATGTCTCATTCACTGGAAGATCCTAGATCAGGTCTTAATTATGGTGGGATCAGGAAAGTTAAAGTCAGTCAAGTGAAGGACTCTGAGAATATTATGTCTGTATCAATGGGACATACCTATACTAGGGCGGATAACAATACCATGTCAATGGCTCATGCATACAACAAGGGAGATGGCAATTCAATATCAATGGGTCTTACTTATAACAAAGGGGATGATAACATCCTATCAATAAGTGACAGTTATGGCAGGGAAGACAACAATTTCATATCAATGGGCCAAGCTTATAACAAGGGGGATGAAAATATAGCGATGAGCCATACCTACAAGGTGAATAATAATACCATATCTATGGGTGACGCATTCGGAAAGAGTGATGACAATGTCATATCTATGGGTCAAACATACAAGGGGGATGATAATACCATATCAATGGGTCAAACGTTCAACAAGGCTGATAACAGTATAATGTCCATGGGTCATACCTACGATAAGGGGGGTGACAATACGATTTCAATGGGTCACACATTCAGCAAAGGAGACAACAATATCATATCTATGGGTCAAACCTACAACAAGGGGGATGACAATACCATATCAATGGGGCACATCTATAATAAAGGAGATGAGAATACCATATCAATGGGTCACACCTACAAGGGTGATAATAGTAATTTGTCTATTGGTCATTCTTATAACAAGGGAGAGAGTAATATAATATCTTTTGGTGGTTtccatgatgatgatgatgatacaAATCCCTCTGGGAGGCTTGTATGCAGTTATGACTTGTTGATGGGTCAGCCATCGGTTCAAAGGTCTGAGGcattaaatgagaaaaaattggTTGAGTCAAATGCTGATGCGCTCATAAGTACTGCTCAGATAACTGCCTCCGGATCTGAGACTGTTTCTAAGAAGAAAGAAGAGCAAAAACTGTCTAAGAAGGTTCCTCCAAATAACTTCCCTTCAAATGTCAGAAGTTTGCTATCCACTGGTATGCTGGATGGAGTTCCAGTGAAGTACATTGCCTGGTCACGGGAG AAGGAACTCCGAGGTATTATAAAAGGTTCTGGATATCTCTGTGGTTGTCAGTCATGCAATTTCTCTAAG GTAATTAATGCTTACGAGTTTGAGCGACATGCTGGTTGCAAGACAAAACACCCCAACAATCACATATACTTTGAGAATGGAAAGACTATCTATGGGATTGTCCAAGAGCTTAAAAGCACCCCACAGAATTCGTTGTTTGATGTTATTCAGACAATTACTGGTTCACCTATTAACCAGAAGTCCTTCCGTCTTTGGAAAG AATCCTTTCTGGCTGCAACTCGTGAACTTCAGCGTATATATGGAAAAGAAGAAGGGAAGCAATTGTCATGA